GACTATACATAGTACCTCCACGTTGAAAACATTAGAAAAGACAAACGGCCAGCACTTTGCCTAAGCGCAACAATCATTAAACCATTCGTTGCATCCTACTATATTAATTGGTAACCTTAATTAGATAAACTAGAATTGTAACTTTCAGGTGGGGCCTGAAAAATAGCAAACACCACTGAAACATAACTTCAGTAGCGCCTCATATACAAGATAGAGATAGCATATGTCCATACTTATAGTTGACGACTCGCCACCGGTACTTCGCCTCCTGCAGGCTACTTTGGATCGGGCAGGCCACAAAAAAATACAGTGCCTGGAGTCAGGAAATAAAGCCTTGGAGTTTCTCGGAATTCAGCCGGCTCAAGATACTCACCCCAAGATCGACTGCATTCTTCTTGACATCGTCATGCCTGGCATAGATGGTATTGAGACATGCCGATTAATAAAGGCGCACCAGGCCTATCGCGACACACCCGTTCTAATGGTCACCATAAGGGATGAACAAGAAACCCTTAAACGCGCCTTCGAGGCTGGAGCTTCTGACTATATAACTAAACCGACAGGTGAACTTGAGTTGTTGGCCCGGGTTAAATCGGCAGTCAAACTCAAGAAGGAGATTGACACCCGTAAGGCCCGCGAGCAGGAGTTACTTAAGCTCTATAGAGACCTTGAAAGAAACAATATATTGTTGGCCGAGCTGACAATTACCGATGATGTATCAACAGTGGGCAATCGGCGTTATTTTGATGGCTGCCTGGAAAAAGAGTGGCAACGCTCTTTCCGAGAATCAGCCCCGCTAGCCGTAATTTTTATAGAGATCGACAAATTCAGCCACTATTCAGACCTGGCCGGTCAGGCTAAGGCAGATGAATGCCTCAAACTGATAGGCCAGGTTTTGCAGGTCTCGTTACGTCGCGCTGGTGACCATCTGGCGCGATACAGCGGCAGTGTATTTGCCGTTTTCTTACCGAAAACCGATCAAAACGGAGCACGGAGCGTCGCACAAAACATGCTTGAAAGTGTCTCAGCGCTTGAACTTAAACATCGAAATGACAACAACTCGGAGTTGATAACCGTCAGTATGGGGACGGCTTGCGTTGTACCCTCAGGTAAAATGGCCATAAGCAATCTGCTGATCATGGCCGAAGAAGCTTTGAGACAGGCAAAACATCAAGGCGGAAATAGGTGCATCTGCTTTGGGTGATCCAAAAACTAAAACCTAATATTTCTCAAACATGAAAAACACCACCCTGCTTCAACCAGTTCCGCTGAGCATGCGAAGAGGGGCCATCAAACGTCTGCGATCTACGATCAAAGCGTATTGGGCACCCTTCATCTTCATCCTCACCTTGATTATAATTCCATCATTTTCAGCGGCCTCGGAATCCCCTTTTCCAACCTTCAAAAGCATTGAACCCAATGTTGCTTTCTGGAAAAAAGTATATGCCGAATATCCCTCCACCATGGGAATGATTCATGACATCGACAACTTATCAGTAATTTATGAAGTGATTACGGTTAAGTCGTCGGATATATCTGGGAGCCGCCGCGCCAACGAGAAACAAATCAAGCAAGTCAAGGATAAGTACAGAAGAATTCTTAACAACTTAGCCGCCCACCAGACACCATCCACTGCCGAAG
The genomic region above belongs to Desulfobulbaceae bacterium and contains:
- a CDS encoding diguanylate cyclase — encoded protein: MSILIVDDSPPVLRLLQATLDRAGHKKIQCLESGNKALEFLGIQPAQDTHPKIDCILLDIVMPGIDGIETCRLIKAHQAYRDTPVLMVTIRDEQETLKRAFEAGASDYITKPTGELELLARVKSAVKLKKEIDTRKAREQELLKLYRDLERNNILLAELTITDDVSTVGNRRYFDGCLEKEWQRSFRESAPLAVIFIEIDKFSHYSDLAGQAKADECLKLIGQVLQVSLRRAGDHLARYSGSVFAVFLPKTDQNGARSVAQNMLESVSALELKHRNDNNSELITVSMGTACVVPSGKMAISNLLIMAEEALRQAKHQGGNRCICFG